In one Anticarsia gemmatalis isolate Benzon Research Colony breed Stoneville strain chromosome 9, ilAntGemm2 primary, whole genome shotgun sequence genomic region, the following are encoded:
- the LOC142975383 gene encoding neuronal acetylcholine receptor subunit non-alpha-2-like, which yields MASLPTLLFITLLFCLYGSQVSWCQCHNSTDLSIRLDGLLAGYERDMPPPNGAGLIVYVTLDVRHATVDQDSSEMRLLTDLKMTWEDGRLRFNQTEWGCDYAIAAAERLWLPDIVLLNAAATGMTGTPGDAGLRARIEYVGAVTWVMRLDLTAPITMNLYDWPTDTQNCTFKFGSRAYGFDEIEMRIADYKHATVVFENGSWEIKSIAGDAWIWYRGEEQTSVASWNIAVSRRAPAHAAAAAAVLVAAALMILAALALPPDQRHTLAACASFTSALWLISALSRMPGGASCPRVMSVLCALCACGALCGAAAALVRRVARVSAPPPRHLRTMLSSLSTVCRLTPSAETCSSAESGAWAAAALLLDRVLCAALCVTVLVLLAVQLL from the exons ATGGCGTCACTTCCAACACTCCTGTTTATCACCCTGCTCTTCTGTCTATAcg GGTCGCAAGTGTCATGGTGCCAGTGCCACAACTCCACGGACCTGTCAATCCGGCTGGACGGTCTCCTGGCGGGGTACGAGCGCGACATGCCGCCGCCCAACGGCGCGGGGCTCATCGTCTACGTCACGCTTGACGTCAGGCACGCCACCGTCGACCAGGACAGCTCCGAGATGAGGCTGCTCACTGATCTCAAGATG ACGTGGGAAGACGGTCGCCTCAGATTCAACCAAACAGAATGGGGATGTGACTACGCAATCGCTGCAGCAGAACGTCTGTGGCTCCCAGACATCGTGTTGCTGAACGCGGCCGCCACGGGCATGACGGGCACGCCCGGCGACGCGGGGCTCAGAGCCCGCATCGAGTACGTGGGGGCCGTGACCTGGGTCATGAGGCTCGACCTCACGGCGCCCATCACCATGAACCTCTACGACTGGCCCACTGACACACAGAACTGTACCTTCAAGTTTGGCTCCAGGGCTTATGGGTTCGATGAGATTGAAATGCGTATTGCTGATTATAAG CACGCGACGGTGGTGTTCGAGAACGGTTCATGGGAGATCAAGTCGATAGCTGGCGACGCGTGGATCTGGTACCGCGGCGAGGAGCAGACGAGCGTGGCGTCGTGGAACATCGCGGTGTCGCGGCGCGCGCCGGCGCACGCTGCCGCCGCTGCTGCCGTGCTGGTCGCCGCCGCGCTCATGATCCTCGCCGCGCTCGCGCTGCCGCCTGATCAGCGACACACGCTAGCCGCTTGTGCGTCCTTTACTTCTGCGCTATG GTTGATCTCGGCGCTGTCCCGCATGCCGGGCGGCGCGTCGTGTCCGCGCGTGATGTCGGTGCTGTGCGCGCTGTGTGCGTGCGGCGCGCTGTGCGGGGCCGCCGCCGCGCTCGTGCGCCGCGTGGCGCGGGTctcggcgccgccgccgcgccaccTGCGGACCATGCTGTCTAGTCTCTCTACTGTGTGTCGACTCACTCCTTCAGCG GAGACGTGTTCGTCCGCGGAGAGCGGCGcgtgggcggcggcggcgctgctGCTGGACCGCGTGCTGTGCGCCGCGCTCTGCGTCACCGTGCTCGTGCTGCTCGCAGTACAGCTGCTCTAA